One window from the genome of Actinoplanes teichomyceticus ATCC 31121 encodes:
- a CDS encoding helix-turn-helix transcriptional regulator, with amino-acid sequence MSTPRTPSADRLGRLLNLVPYLLARPGILIAEAAADLNITPKQLREDLELLWVCGLPGYGPGDLIDMAFDGDRVTISHDAGIDKPLRLNQDEALALVVALRMLAETPGIGARDAIERALAKIESAAGDLADPPVAVKLPANQEKLAAVRAAVDSGHALRLTYYTAARDETTERVVDPMRMLTVGTFAYLEAWCRRVEATRLFRMDRIDAFTELDEPSRPPVEAVPHDVSAGVFRPGPDLPLVTLRVGRGGRWITEYYPVEQVVKEPGEWLVTMRVTDLGWAQRLLVGLGRDVTVVGPPELVQQIRAAADAALDQYAAPHTLAADPAPGR; translated from the coding sequence GTGAGCACCCCGCGCACCCCGTCCGCCGACCGCCTGGGCCGCCTGCTCAACCTGGTGCCGTATCTGCTGGCGCGGCCGGGAATCCTGATCGCCGAGGCGGCCGCCGACCTGAACATCACCCCGAAGCAGCTGCGCGAGGACCTGGAGCTGCTCTGGGTGTGCGGGCTGCCCGGGTACGGCCCGGGCGACCTGATCGACATGGCGTTCGACGGCGATCGCGTCACGATCAGCCACGACGCCGGCATCGACAAACCGCTGCGGCTCAACCAGGACGAGGCGCTGGCCCTGGTGGTGGCGCTGCGGATGCTCGCCGAGACGCCGGGGATCGGCGCCCGGGACGCGATCGAGCGGGCCCTCGCCAAGATCGAGAGCGCGGCCGGCGATCTGGCGGACCCCCCGGTCGCCGTGAAACTGCCCGCGAACCAGGAGAAGCTGGCCGCGGTCCGGGCGGCGGTGGACTCCGGGCACGCGTTGCGGCTGACGTATTACACCGCCGCCCGGGACGAGACCACCGAACGCGTGGTCGACCCGATGCGGATGCTGACCGTCGGCACGTTCGCCTACCTGGAGGCCTGGTGCCGGCGGGTGGAGGCGACCAGGCTGTTCCGGATGGACCGGATCGACGCGTTCACCGAGCTGGACGAGCCGTCCCGGCCACCGGTCGAGGCGGTCCCGCACGACGTCAGCGCGGGCGTCTTCCGGCCCGGCCCGGACCTCCCGCTGGTCACCCTGCGGGTGGGCCGCGGCGGCCGGTGGATCACCGAGTACTACCCGGTCGAGCAGGTGGTCAAGGAGCCCGGCGAGTGGCTGGTCACCATGCGGGTCACCGACCTGGGCTGGGCGCAGCGCCTGCTGGTCGGGCTGGGCCGCGACGTGACCGTGGTCGGGCCGCCGGAGCTGGTCCAGCAGATCCGCGCGGCGGCGGACGCCGCCCTGGACCAGTACGCCGCGCCGCACACGCTCGCGGCGGATCCGGCGCCGGGCCGATAG
- a CDS encoding helix-turn-helix transcriptional regulator: protein MSRTRTERLVNLVICLLSTRRFLTAAQIAATVPGYEHDPADPRDHEAFQRKFERDKAELRELGVPLETGTASIFDQEPGYRIAQREYALPDILLEPDEAAAVGIAARLWQHAGLAAAASSGLAKLRAAGVEVDPQATLGVEPVVTVDPAFGPLTVAARERRAVTFRYRVPEVDEPSARRLEPWGVVCWRGRWYVVGHDRDRDAARCFRLSRIVGDVRAVGRPGAFAPPADPDLIKHVARSSGPIARNGRATVTVRPGRAAGLRRMAEEILAGPDGDRLTISYGDPEWLAARIAGYGADARADGPPELRDAVIQQLKDLAVRHDRSVAAVAE, encoded by the coding sequence GTGTCGCGCACTCGTACCGAGCGCCTGGTGAACCTGGTGATCTGCCTGTTGTCCACGCGGCGGTTCCTGACCGCCGCGCAGATCGCCGCGACCGTGCCCGGTTACGAGCACGACCCGGCGGACCCCCGGGACCACGAAGCCTTCCAACGCAAGTTCGAGCGGGACAAGGCCGAGCTGCGTGAACTGGGCGTCCCCCTGGAGACCGGCACCGCGAGCATCTTCGACCAGGAGCCCGGCTACCGCATCGCCCAGCGGGAGTACGCGCTGCCCGACATCCTGCTCGAACCGGACGAGGCCGCCGCGGTGGGCATCGCCGCGCGGCTCTGGCAGCACGCCGGGCTGGCCGCCGCCGCGTCCAGCGGGCTGGCCAAGCTGCGCGCCGCAGGCGTCGAGGTGGATCCGCAGGCCACCCTCGGGGTGGAGCCGGTGGTCACCGTCGACCCGGCGTTCGGCCCGCTGACCGTGGCCGCCCGGGAGCGCCGCGCGGTGACCTTCCGGTATCGGGTGCCCGAGGTCGACGAGCCCAGCGCCCGCCGCCTGGAGCCGTGGGGCGTGGTCTGCTGGCGCGGCCGGTGGTACGTGGTCGGCCACGACCGGGACCGGGACGCGGCCCGCTGCTTCCGGCTGTCCCGGATCGTCGGCGACGTGCGCGCGGTGGGCCGGCCGGGCGCGTTCGCCCCGCCCGCGGACCCGGACCTGATCAAGCACGTGGCGCGCAGCTCCGGACCGATCGCCCGCAACGGCCGCGCCACGGTCACCGTCCGCCCCGGCCGGGCCGCCGGGCTGCGCCGGATGGCCGAGGAGATCCTCGCCGGGCCGGACGGCGATCGGCTGACCATCTCGTACGGCGATCCGGAGTGGCTGGCCGCGCGCATCGCCGGGTACGGCGCGGACGCCCGCGCCGACGGCCCGCCGGAGCTGCGTGACGCGGTCATCCAGCAGCTCAAGGACCTCGCCGTGCGACACGACCGGAGCGTCGCGGCGGTGGCCGAGTGA
- a CDS encoding DEAD/DEAH box helicase, whose protein sequence is MTSPAERYAASKRRAARVAEFPALDDFMLDIGFDLDDFQRQACEVLERGNGVLVCAPTGAGKTVVGEFAVHLALRSGERKCFYTTPIKALSNQKFHDLVERYGPDKVGLLTGDNAINGDAPVVVMTTEVLRNMLYAGSSQLKNLAYVVMDEVHYLADRFRGAVWEEVIIHLPASVTLVSLSATVSNYEEFADWLVTVRGETEVVVSEHRPVPLWQHMLVGRRMFDLFHDADAARKHDVHPELLRYTREMERRLDLGERAGGWNGRGNNRGRRWQPPPRPEVVDRLERAGLLPAILFIFSRAGCDAAVQQCLGAGLRLTDVEERAEIRRIAAAKVAGIPAEDLSVLGYWEWLDGLERGIAAHHAGMLPAFKEAVEECFVNGLVKAVFATETLALGINMPARCVVLERLVKFNGEAHVDLTPGEYTQLTGRAGRRGIDVEGHAVVLWSPEVDPRHVAGLASTRTYPLRSSFRPSYNMAVNLVGTVGADKSRELLESSFAQFQADRSVVGLARQVQRNVETMQTYGEDAACHHGDFDEYFAIRVAIADREKALARQGVAQRRSAAVSSLERLRVGDVIRVPQGRRAGLAVVLEPAASGFGEPRPLVLTQDRWAGRVSPADFGGEVEALTRVRVPKNFNHRSPGARRDLAAQISATGLDRHPDRRRGGRSRGNPGEDAEIALLKVQLRQHPCHACPEREEHARWAERRHRLQRDTDALRDKVAGRTGSLARTFDQVCAVLTARGYLSGDGEVSEAGRMLGRIWSEADLLVAECIRQGVWDGLDPEELAAAVSMVLYESRREGEDRASVPKGPITAAVDACAKLWGEIAADESEHGLSLTREPDPGFVWPMYRWARGEPLARVLASGHQYDADMPAGDFVRWARQVLDLLGQIKEASAASPSVKETARKAINAVNRGVLVYHSGL, encoded by the coding sequence ATGACGAGTCCCGCCGAACGGTATGCGGCATCCAAGCGGCGGGCGGCGCGAGTCGCCGAGTTCCCGGCGCTCGACGACTTCATGCTCGACATCGGTTTCGACCTGGACGACTTCCAGCGGCAGGCGTGCGAGGTCCTGGAACGCGGCAACGGCGTGCTGGTGTGCGCGCCGACCGGCGCGGGCAAGACGGTCGTCGGCGAGTTCGCCGTGCACCTGGCCCTGCGATCCGGCGAGCGCAAGTGCTTCTACACCACTCCGATCAAGGCGCTGTCCAACCAGAAGTTCCACGACCTGGTGGAGCGCTACGGCCCGGACAAGGTCGGCCTGCTCACCGGCGACAACGCGATCAACGGCGACGCGCCGGTGGTGGTGATGACCACCGAGGTGCTGCGCAACATGCTCTACGCCGGCTCCAGCCAGCTGAAGAACCTCGCCTACGTGGTGATGGACGAGGTGCACTACCTCGCCGACCGGTTCCGCGGCGCGGTCTGGGAAGAGGTGATCATTCACCTGCCCGCCTCGGTGACCCTGGTCTCGCTGTCCGCCACGGTCAGCAACTACGAGGAGTTCGCCGACTGGCTGGTCACCGTCCGCGGCGAGACCGAGGTGGTGGTCAGCGAGCACCGGCCGGTCCCGCTCTGGCAGCACATGCTGGTCGGCCGCCGGATGTTCGACCTGTTCCACGACGCCGACGCGGCCCGCAAACACGACGTGCACCCGGAACTGCTGCGCTACACCCGGGAGATGGAGCGCCGCCTCGACCTGGGCGAGCGGGCCGGGGGGTGGAACGGGCGCGGCAACAACCGTGGCCGGCGCTGGCAGCCGCCGCCCCGGCCGGAAGTGGTCGACCGGCTGGAGCGCGCCGGGCTGCTGCCGGCCATCCTGTTCATCTTCAGCCGGGCCGGCTGCGACGCCGCGGTCCAGCAGTGTCTCGGCGCCGGCCTGCGGCTGACCGACGTCGAGGAGCGCGCCGAGATCCGGCGGATCGCGGCGGCCAAGGTGGCCGGCATCCCCGCCGAGGACCTGTCCGTGCTGGGCTACTGGGAGTGGCTCGACGGGCTGGAGCGGGGCATCGCCGCGCACCACGCCGGGATGCTGCCCGCCTTCAAGGAGGCGGTCGAGGAGTGCTTCGTCAACGGCCTGGTCAAGGCGGTCTTCGCCACCGAGACGCTGGCGCTGGGCATCAACATGCCGGCCCGGTGCGTGGTGCTGGAACGCCTGGTCAAGTTCAACGGCGAGGCCCACGTCGACCTGACCCCGGGGGAGTACACCCAGCTCACCGGCCGGGCGGGGCGGCGCGGCATCGACGTCGAGGGGCACGCGGTGGTGCTCTGGAGTCCCGAGGTGGACCCGCGGCACGTGGCCGGCCTGGCGTCCACCCGGACCTATCCGCTGCGGTCGTCGTTCCGCCCGTCGTACAACATGGCGGTCAACCTGGTCGGCACGGTGGGCGCGGACAAGTCGCGTGAGCTGCTCGAGTCGTCGTTCGCGCAGTTCCAGGCGGACCGCTCGGTGGTCGGCCTGGCCCGGCAGGTGCAGCGCAACGTCGAGACCATGCAGACGTACGGCGAGGACGCCGCCTGCCACCACGGCGACTTCGACGAGTACTTCGCGATCCGGGTGGCGATCGCCGACCGGGAGAAGGCGCTCGCCCGGCAGGGGGTCGCCCAGCGCCGCTCGGCCGCCGTGTCGTCGCTGGAGCGGCTGCGCGTCGGCGACGTGATCCGGGTCCCGCAGGGCCGCCGGGCCGGACTGGCCGTCGTTCTCGAACCGGCCGCCAGCGGGTTCGGCGAGCCCCGCCCGCTGGTGCTCACCCAGGACCGCTGGGCCGGCCGGGTCAGCCCGGCCGACTTCGGTGGCGAGGTGGAGGCGCTGACCCGGGTGCGGGTGCCGAAGAACTTCAACCACCGCTCCCCGGGCGCCCGCCGCGACCTGGCCGCGCAGATCAGCGCGACCGGGCTGGACCGGCACCCGGACCGCCGCCGGGGTGGCCGCAGCCGCGGCAACCCGGGTGAGGACGCCGAGATCGCGCTGCTCAAGGTGCAGTTGCGGCAGCACCCGTGCCACGCCTGCCCGGAGCGGGAGGAGCACGCCCGCTGGGCCGAACGACGGCACCGGCTGCAGCGGGACACCGACGCGCTGCGGGACAAGGTGGCCGGCCGGACCGGGTCGCTGGCCCGCACGTTCGACCAGGTGTGCGCGGTGCTGACGGCCCGTGGCTATCTCTCCGGCGACGGCGAGGTCTCCGAGGCCGGCCGGATGCTGGGCCGGATCTGGTCGGAGGCGGACCTGCTGGTCGCCGAGTGCATCCGGCAGGGCGTCTGGGACGGTCTGGACCCGGAGGAGCTGGCCGCCGCGGTGTCCATGGTGCTCTATGAGTCGCGCCGGGAGGGCGAGGACCGCGCGTCGGTGCCGAAGGGCCCGATCACCGCGGCCGTCGATGCGTGCGCCAAGCTGTGGGGGGAGATCGCCGCCGACGAGAGCGAGCACGGCCTGTCGCTGACCCGCGAGCCCGACCCGGGGTTCGTCTGGCCGATGTACCGCTGGGCCCGGGGCGAACCGCTGGCGCGGGTGCTGGCCAGCGGGCACCAGTACGACGCCGACATGCCGGCCGGCGACTTCGTCCGGTGGGCGCGGCAGGTGCTCGACCTGCTCGGCCAGATCAAGGAGGCGTCGGCGGCGTCGCCCAGCGTCAAGGAGACCGCCCGCAAGGCGATCAACGCGGTCAACCGGGGGGTCCTGGTCTACCACAGCGGCCTCTGA
- a CDS encoding O-methyltransferase: MTEILGPGIGDYVLAHCTPADEVLRDLAAETREALPPEDAGMQISPDEGALLTMLVRLTGARYAVEVGVFTGYSSICIARGLQPGGKLLACDVSPEWTAVARRYWARAGLAGGIELRLAPAIETLQALAPDPVIDFAFVDADKIGYPAYYEELVPRLRPGGLMALDNVLRGGRVLHPTVPADRAIAELNDRIVGDERVEAVMLPVRDGVTLVRKRD; this comes from the coding sequence ATGACGGAGATCCTTGGGCCGGGCATCGGCGACTACGTGCTCGCGCACTGCACACCGGCGGACGAGGTCCTGCGGGACCTCGCGGCGGAGACCCGCGAGGCGCTGCCCCCGGAGGACGCCGGGATGCAGATCAGCCCGGACGAGGGCGCGCTGCTGACCATGCTGGTCCGGCTGACCGGGGCACGGTACGCGGTCGAGGTCGGCGTCTTCACCGGCTACTCCTCGATCTGCATCGCCCGCGGCCTGCAGCCCGGCGGCAAGCTGCTGGCCTGCGACGTCTCTCCGGAATGGACCGCGGTGGCCCGCCGCTACTGGGCCCGGGCGGGTCTGGCCGGCGGCATCGAGCTCAGGCTGGCGCCGGCCATCGAGACGCTGCAGGCGCTCGCCCCGGACCCGGTGATCGACTTCGCGTTCGTGGACGCCGACAAGATCGGTTACCCGGCGTACTACGAGGAGCTGGTCCCCCGCCTGCGCCCGGGCGGGCTGATGGCTCTGGACAACGTGCTGCGCGGCGGGCGGGTGCTGCACCCCACCGTCCCCGCGGACCGGGCGATCGCCGAGCTCAACGACCGCATCGTGGGCGACGAGCGGGTCGAGGCGGTGATGCTGCCGGTCCGCGACGGGGTCACCCTGGTCCGCAAGCGGGATTAG
- a CDS encoding DUF3866 family protein has product MVRWRSGTVLSVRRSWRGAAELDVATDDGPVRALAYPGLVGEPQPGDRVLLNVGALVMGLGTGGYALVVALPDRLPADPADDGTTRDRGHLVKARYTPLQPILLGVDEEASPYREVMAAAESLDGMPVVTADLHSALPAILAGVHADRPDARVAYVMTDGGALPAWFSRTLDGLSGHLCGTVTTGQAFGGDLEAGTVHTGLLAARHVLHADVAVVAQGPGNLGTGTTWGFSGVALGEAINAIGVLGGRPVGSLRISAGDGRPRHRGVSHHSLTAYGRVALTGADLPVPEGLEAALAAEVDAALAPLAARHRIVRVPAAGLGEALRACPVPLSTMGRKLDQDYGYFLAAAAAGRHAATLLAT; this is encoded by the coding sequence ATGGTGCGGTGGCGGTCGGGAACGGTGCTTTCGGTACGCCGGAGCTGGCGGGGCGCCGCCGAACTGGACGTGGCCACGGACGACGGGCCGGTGCGCGCGCTCGCCTACCCCGGGCTGGTCGGTGAGCCGCAACCCGGCGACCGGGTGCTGCTCAACGTCGGCGCGCTGGTGATGGGTCTGGGCACCGGCGGGTACGCCCTGGTGGTGGCCCTGCCCGACCGGCTGCCCGCGGACCCGGCCGACGACGGGACCACCCGCGACCGCGGGCACCTGGTCAAGGCCCGCTACACCCCGCTGCAGCCGATCCTGCTGGGCGTGGACGAGGAGGCCTCCCCGTACCGGGAGGTGATGGCCGCGGCCGAGTCGCTCGACGGGATGCCGGTGGTGACCGCGGACCTGCACTCCGCGCTGCCGGCGATCCTGGCCGGGGTGCACGCCGACCGGCCGGACGCCCGGGTGGCGTACGTGATGACCGACGGCGGGGCGTTGCCGGCCTGGTTCTCCCGCACGCTGGACGGGCTGTCCGGGCACCTGTGCGGGACCGTGACCACCGGGCAGGCGTTCGGCGGGGACCTGGAGGCCGGCACGGTGCACACCGGGCTGCTGGCCGCGCGTCACGTGCTGCACGCGGACGTGGCCGTCGTCGCGCAGGGACCGGGGAACCTCGGCACCGGCACCACGTGGGGGTTCTCCGGGGTGGCGCTCGGCGAGGCGATCAACGCGATCGGGGTGCTCGGCGGCCGGCCGGTCGGGTCGCTGCGGATCTCCGCCGGGGACGGGCGGCCCCGGCACCGCGGGGTCTCGCACCACAGCCTCACCGCGTACGGGCGGGTCGCGCTGACCGGCGCGGACCTGCCGGTGCCGGAGGGACTCGAGGCCGCCCTGGCCGCCGAGGTGGACGCGGCGCTCGCCCCGCTCGCCGCCCGGCACCGGATCGTCCGCGTCCCGGCCGCCGGCCTGGGCGAGGCGCTGCGGGCCTGCCCGGTGCCGCTGTCGACGATGGGCCGCAAGCTGGACCAGGACTACGGGTACTTCCTGGCCGCGGCGGCGGCCGGGCGGCACGCCGCGACGCTGCTGGCCACCTGA
- the tatA gene encoding Sec-independent protein translocase subunit TatA: MGALKPWHIIVLVVVLVLLFGAKRLPDAARSLGRSLRIIKAETKGLVDDDKDNLAEKADAQYSRQPLQGDVQQPGYQQPGYQQPQPGYQQPQPGYQQPQQPPAQPYVDPVQRTNDR; this comes from the coding sequence ATGGGCGCCCTCAAGCCATGGCACATCATCGTTCTCGTCGTCGTGCTCGTGCTGCTGTTCGGCGCGAAACGGCTGCCGGACGCGGCGCGCTCCCTCGGGCGCTCGCTGCGGATCATCAAGGCGGAGACCAAGGGCCTCGTCGATGACGACAAGGACAACCTGGCGGAGAAGGCCGACGCGCAGTACTCGCGCCAGCCGCTGCAGGGCGACGTCCAGCAGCCCGGCTACCAGCAGCCGGGTTACCAGCAGCCCCAGCCGGGCTACCAGCAGCCCCAGCCCGGTTACCAGCAGCCGCAGCAGCCGCCGGCCCAGCCCTACGTCGACCCGGTGCAGCGCACCAACGACCGCTGA
- a CDS encoding HAD family hydrolase, which translates to MPQTPEPPPSARLVDAVLFDFHGTLAQVEDPVTWVVAAAAACGAELERARATILADRLVSAGRAGGPLPHRVPPQLAEHWADRDLYAHSHRAAYTGLAATVHTDVPGLADALYDRLLVPDGWLPYPDTEPTLRRLHDAGIKVAVVSNIGFDIRPHFAHWGLDGLVDAFALSYELGRTKPDPAIFLQACGMLGVDPARTLMVGDTPADAGAVRAGCAALVLPAAEPGRVNGLGATLALAGCA; encoded by the coding sequence GTGCCGCAGACCCCCGAACCTCCCCCGTCCGCGCGGCTCGTGGACGCCGTGCTGTTCGACTTCCACGGCACTCTCGCCCAGGTGGAAGACCCGGTGACCTGGGTCGTCGCGGCCGCCGCGGCCTGCGGCGCCGAGCTGGAGCGGGCCAGGGCGACGATCCTGGCCGACCGGCTGGTCAGCGCCGGGCGAGCCGGCGGCCCGCTGCCGCACCGGGTGCCGCCGCAGCTGGCCGAGCACTGGGCCGACCGGGACCTGTACGCGCACAGCCACCGCGCCGCCTACACCGGCCTGGCCGCGACGGTGCACACCGACGTGCCGGGACTGGCCGACGCGCTCTACGACCGGCTGCTGGTGCCGGATGGCTGGCTGCCCTACCCGGACACCGAGCCGACGCTGCGCCGGCTGCACGACGCCGGGATCAAGGTGGCCGTGGTCAGCAACATCGGTTTCGACATCCGGCCGCACTTCGCGCACTGGGGGCTGGACGGGCTGGTCGACGCGTTCGCGCTCAGCTACGAGCTGGGCCGGACCAAACCCGATCCGGCGATCTTCCTGCAGGCCTGCGGGATGCTGGGCGTCGACCCCGCGCGCACGTTGATGGTGGGCGACACGCCGGCCGACGCGGGCGCGGTCCGGGCCGGCTGCGCCGCCCTGGTGCTGCCGGCCGCGGAACCGGGGCGGGTCAACGGGCTGGGCGCGACCCTCGCGCTCGCCGGCTGCGCCTGA
- a CDS encoding diacylglycerol/lipid kinase family protein, whose protein sequence is MWIAIPAGSSIPPLIVVPVFFAAVTSHFIAVLANPRAGRGRHRGLLPGVLQSLGAAGHPVRLLAADSGTAAERACRQAVADGAVALVAVGGDGTVHRALQAAAGQPVGFGVVPAGTGNDFAGAVDVPGNPLDAAAGIAAALAAGRDQRVDAVLAVDVTGRERWFCAVLAAGFDALVNDRANRMPWPRGPRRYDLAIVLELARLRARAYRLEIDGVPRSVAAEIVAVGNAASYGGGMRILPDADPADGLLDVIWASRLGRAGLTRLKPRLRHGTHVTDPRVTVLRARQVRIRADGIVGYADGERLGPLPLDLTCVPGAIRLLR, encoded by the coding sequence ATGTGGATCGCCATTCCGGCAGGATCGTCAATTCCGCCGCTGATCGTGGTCCCGGTATTCTTCGCGGCTGTGACGAGCCACTTCATCGCGGTGCTGGCCAACCCCCGGGCGGGGCGCGGCCGGCACCGCGGTCTGCTACCCGGCGTACTGCAATCGCTGGGCGCCGCCGGGCATCCGGTGCGGCTGCTGGCGGCCGACAGCGGGACGGCGGCCGAGCGTGCCTGCCGGCAGGCCGTCGCGGACGGGGCGGTGGCGCTGGTCGCGGTCGGCGGCGACGGCACCGTGCACCGGGCGCTGCAGGCCGCCGCGGGGCAGCCGGTCGGGTTCGGCGTGGTCCCGGCGGGGACCGGGAACGACTTCGCGGGCGCGGTGGACGTACCGGGAAATCCGCTGGACGCCGCGGCAGGGATCGCCGCGGCCCTGGCCGCGGGCCGTGACCAGCGGGTCGACGCGGTCCTGGCGGTGGACGTGACCGGCCGGGAACGCTGGTTCTGCGCGGTCCTGGCGGCCGGGTTCGACGCCCTGGTCAACGACCGCGCGAACCGGATGCCCTGGCCGCGCGGCCCGCGCCGCTACGACCTGGCCATCGTGCTGGAGCTCGCCCGGCTGCGGGCGCGCGCCTACCGGCTGGAGATCGACGGGGTGCCCCGGAGCGTCGCGGCGGAGATCGTCGCGGTCGGCAACGCCGCCAGCTACGGCGGCGGGATGCGCATCCTGCCGGACGCCGACCCGGCGGACGGGCTGCTCGACGTGATCTGGGCGAGCCGGCTGGGCCGGGCCGGGCTGACCCGGCTCAAGCCGCGCCTGCGGCACGGCACGCACGTCACCGACCCGCGGGTCACCGTGCTGCGCGCCCGGCAGGTGCGGATCCGCGCGGACGGCATCGTCGGCTACGCGGACGGCGAGCGGCTCGGCCCGCTGCCACTGGACTTGACGTGTGTGCCGGGTGCGATCCGGTTGCTCCGGTGA
- the tatC gene encoding twin-arginine translocase subunit TatC — translation MALSLRRNRGPSKFEQAADGSMTLIEHVRELRNRLFVASLGIVGGLIVGFIISDWVFDLLSGPYCALDTSWVPNNQGDLECKYLTLAATDGLIIKLKLALWVGLVVGAPVWLYQLWAFIAPGLHRHERKWAYVFVAIAAPLFMGGAVLAYFVVQHSLEFIMTAGVLQSSQQLEVTAYIGFVTTMILLFGAAFEFPLILLMLNFTGVVTARRLLSWWRAVVFLSFAFAAVATPDPGPFGMTLLAACMALLYFIAVGVAFLNDKRKGVGKELYEGLDDDAISTLEEERVPVGASDPIAAPTPVEAPAPVETPRPLERRFDDMT, via the coding sequence ATGGCACTGAGCCTGCGCCGCAACCGGGGGCCCAGCAAGTTCGAGCAGGCCGCCGACGGCTCGATGACGCTCATCGAGCACGTCCGGGAACTGCGTAACCGGCTGTTCGTCGCCTCGCTGGGCATCGTGGGCGGCCTCATCGTCGGCTTCATCATCTCCGACTGGGTGTTCGACCTGCTCAGCGGGCCGTACTGCGCGCTCGACACCTCGTGGGTGCCGAACAACCAGGGCGACCTGGAGTGCAAGTACCTGACGCTCGCCGCCACCGACGGTCTGATCATCAAGCTCAAGCTGGCGCTCTGGGTCGGCCTGGTCGTCGGCGCTCCGGTCTGGCTCTACCAACTCTGGGCGTTCATCGCGCCGGGCCTGCACCGGCACGAGCGCAAGTGGGCGTACGTCTTCGTGGCGATCGCTGCGCCGCTGTTCATGGGCGGGGCGGTGCTGGCCTACTTCGTCGTCCAGCACAGCCTGGAATTCATCATGACGGCCGGTGTCCTGCAGTCGTCGCAGCAGCTCGAGGTCACCGCGTACATCGGTTTCGTCACCACGATGATCCTGCTGTTCGGCGCGGCGTTCGAGTTCCCGCTGATCCTGCTCATGCTGAACTTCACCGGCGTGGTCACGGCCCGTCGCCTGCTCAGCTGGTGGCGTGCGGTGGTCTTCCTGTCCTTCGCGTTCGCCGCCGTCGCGACCCCGGACCCGGGCCCGTTCGGCATGACGCTGCTGGCCGCGTGCATGGCGCTGCTGTACTTCATCGCGGTCGGTGTGGCGTTCCTGAACGACAAGCGCAAGGGTGTCGGCAAGGAGCTCTACGAGGGCCTCGACGACGACGCGATCTCCACGCTGGAGGAGGAGCGCGTCCCGGTCGGCGCCTCCGACCCGATCGCCGCGCCGACGCCGGTCGAGGCGCCGGCCCCGGTCGAGACGCCCCGGCCGCTGGAGCGCCGCTTCGACGACATGACCTAG